The Sandaracinus amylolyticus genomic interval GCCGCGCGCCCCAGCGCGACCCGCAGCTCGTGCAGCGCGCTCTTCAGCAGGAGCGCGCGCTGCCGCTCGACCTGCTCGTTGAACGTCGCGACCGCGCGATCGCGCGCCGCCTCGAAGTCCTTGTCCTTGCGCAGCACCACCGCATCGAACCCGCCGTGCGTGCGCTTCAGCGTCGCCGCGTGCGCGTCCATCTCGCTGGTGAAGCGACCCTCGCGACCGAGCTCGCACTCCTTCGTGAGCCCCGCGATCTGTCGCGTCAGCTCGTCGAGCGCGCTCGCGCCGAGCAAGCCCGTGGGCTCGCGGAACATCGTGAGCACGTAGCGCTGCTCGTAGGGCGAGAGCTCGGGCGCGCCGTCGGGCCCCGCCTTCGCGAGCAGCTCCGGCCAGAACGTCCCACCATCGATCTGCGCGAGCACCGTGCCCAGCCGCGCCTGCACGTCGGCGCGCGCCTTCTCCACCTCGCGCCCGAGCGCGCCGATCGTGTTCGCGGGCGTCCACGATCCGTCGAGGATCCGGTCCGCGCTGATCTCGCGGATCTGCGTCGTCTTGCCGCGCAGCTCGGTCTCGATCCCGTGCAGCGTGGCCGCGACCTTCGCGCTCGCGGTCTCCTTCAGCGCGACGATGCGCTTCCAGATGCCGCCCTCGCGATCCTCCTCCGCGAGCAGATCGATGCGCGCGACGAAGCTCTGATCGACGCGCCGCGCGCGCTCGTCGGGCGACAGCGTGTCGAGCTCCGCGGGGTCGAGCGCGAAGCGCTTGAAGCGCTCGCGCTGCGACTCGCTCACCAGCGCCGGATCGTCGAGCAGCAGATAGCGCCGCACCGCGGCCGCGCTCCACCGGCGTGCGCAGTACTCGAGCAGATCCTTGCGCGGCAGGATCACCAGCGCCGAGCCCAGCGTTCCGTAGAACGCGCTGTATCCGTCGCTGCCGAGCTCCGCCGGGAAGAGCGCGCGCGACTCCTTCGTGTAGTTGTCGTAGTCCGCCTGCTGGTCGCCGAGGATCGGCGAGAACACCTGCAGATAGCTCGCGTCCGCGAGCGCCTCGCCCACCTCGTCGAGGCTGAAGCTCGCGGGGCGGTCGACGAGGTACACGAGGTCGTAGGGACGTCGCGCGACCGTCTTGCGGCTCTTGTTGCGCGGGTCGTAGTGGAACGCGATCGCGTCCGGCGAGCCGCTGGTGTTCGTGTCGAGCCGCATCAGGTGCTCGAGCTCTTTCAGCGCGGCGTACCCGTTCGCGTAGACCCCATCGCGGTTGCGCCCCGCGACCACCTCGAACGCCTCGGGCAGGATCGCGAACCCGAACACGCGCGAGCGCTTGTCGCCCAGCGCGTCGCGCACGAGATAGCCGAACGGCAGGAACGCGCCCGATCCGGTGCCGCCCGCGACCGAGAAGTAGACGAACACCTGCACCGGCGCGTCGTGACGACGCATGCCCTGCGCGTGGTGCCGCAGCGCATCGAGGATCTCGCTCAGTCGTGCCGAGAGCGATCCGACCTCGACCGCGCGGTTGAACGAGAGCCGGCTCTCCACGCGGATCTGCCCCGCGCCCGCGCCGCTCTCCTCGCGGAAGCGGTACCAGGGGTGCACCCACTGCGTGAAGTACGGATCCGCGTCGGCGAAGCGATCGCCACGGCGCAGCGACGAGTACTCGACCTTGTCGAAGTCGCTGATCGCGACCGTGCTGTGGATCGCGCCCGGGCCCTGCCGCAGCCGCGCGAGGTCCGCCTCGTTCGTGTCGATCGCGAGGAAGCGGACGAGGCCCTCGTAGCGCACCGCGAAGTCGGCGCGCGCGCGCAGGTGCCGCGCGATGCGCCCGATCGCCCGGCCGCCCGAGCCGCCGAGGCCGACGAAGAGCGTCGGCGTGACCTCGCCCGGCAGGATGTTCGTCATGCGCGTGACCGTACCTCCGCTGCGTGAGCCGCGTAAACCTACGCGCGCACGGCGGTGTTCCGATCACGAGGGTGCGACCCGACGCTACGTGCGAGGCGCGACGCGACCGCCTCCGCGAGTGCGCGTCGCGCTCGCGCGCGCACGCCGCGCGTTCGCCTCCGGCGACGTCGACGCGCGCGTCTGCCGGTTCTTGAGCTGGTTGTCCGGCTTCTGCGAGTTCGCGCTGCGGCGCGTCGACTTGCGCGACGGCGTCGACTTCGAGTCCTCGAGCGCATAGCGCGCGCTCGCCGCGTTCTTGCGCGAGTTGCGGCGCGCGGTGGACTCACCGCCCGCCTTCTTGTCCGTCGCGCTGACGCCCTTCTTGCTCGTGTCGACCGGGTAGTTCCCGTGCACCTTCTCGGGGCGCTTCAGCGCGTCGCCGAGGTCCTTCGAGCTGCGGCCGACACGACGGCCGATCAACGCGCCGCCGGGCGGCGCTGCGTTCGCCGCCTTCTTCGCGCCGCGATCGTCTTCACGGCGCGGGTGCGGGCTCCGCGTCTCGCCGCGCTGCCTCGTGTGGATCTTCGACATGCATCGACGTCGGTGCACGGTGCGGGCCACGCGCACCATCGCGGCTGGCGTGATCGTGTACGCTCGGCGCGATGGTGACGACGCAGGACGTGAGCTTCGGAATGCTCTGGGCGAAGCTGGTCGGGAAGGGCGCGCGATGGGCGCCCGGGGATGACGACGCGCCTGCGCTCCACGTCCTCGAGCCGCGCGCGCCCGAGCGCCCGCCGACGTTCGGCGCCGGCCTCGTCGCGGTGTGGGTCGCGGACGAGGGGCCGGTGCTGATCTGCGAGCCGAACAAAGGCCTCCGCGCGATCAAGGCGATGACGCCGGGCACGCCCGTCGACGAGCTGCGCCGCGCGCTGCGCGAGTCGGGCGCCGTGGTGCGCGAGCAGGACGAGCCGCGGCGCGACACGATCGTCTGACGACGCCGCGTTCGCCGCGCTCGGTCTGGATCAGCCGTGCGCCGGCGCGAGCCGCGAGATCTCGGTCAGCAGCGTGTCGAGCGCGCACGGCTTCCGTACCGTCCCGTCGAAGCCGGGCTCGACGCCGCGCGCGCTCTCGCCCTGCGGCGTCATCGCGACGAACGCCGGCGGGCTCGCGCGGCGCGCGTCGCGCATCGACGCCGCGATCTGCGCGCCGCCCATGTTCGCGACGTGCGACGCGGTGAGCACCACGTCGGCGCCCTCGCGCGAGACGAACTCGATCGCGTTCTCCACCGACGTGAACCCGTGGACGACGAAGCCGAGGTTGCCCAGCCAGGACGCCAGCACCTGGACCGTGCGCTCCTCGTCGTCGAGCACCACGACGCGCGTTGCTGCTGCTTCCATCGTGGCCATCGGCCCTCCGTCGTTCGAGCGTTCTTCGTGGAGGCATGTACGCGCGGTGTGGCCGGAACAACACCGCGCGCCTCTCCGCTTGGCGAGCAACGCGAGACGGGCCACGCTCCCCCCACGCCCGATGTCGAGCTCGCCCAGCGTCTCGCCGCTCCGCGTCCTGCTCGTCGACGACGACGATGCGTCCGTCTACACGTACGCGCGCCTCTTGCGGGGAGCGGGCCTCGACGTCGTCGCGTGCCGCTCGGCGACCGAGGCGCGCGCGCACGCGGAGCGCGAGCACTTCGACGTCGTCGTCGTCGACTACTGGATGCCGGA includes:
- a CDS encoding tubulin-like doman-containing protein produces the protein MTNILPGEVTPTLFVGLGGSGGRAIGRIARHLRARADFAVRYEGLVRFLAIDTNEADLARLRQGPGAIHSTVAISDFDKVEYSSLRRGDRFADADPYFTQWVHPWYRFREESGAGAGQIRVESRLSFNRAVEVGSLSARLSEILDALRHHAQGMRRHDAPVQVFVYFSVAGGTGSGAFLPFGYLVRDALGDKRSRVFGFAILPEAFEVVAGRNRDGVYANGYAALKELEHLMRLDTNTSGSPDAIAFHYDPRNKSRKTVARRPYDLVYLVDRPASFSLDEVGEALADASYLQVFSPILGDQQADYDNYTKESRALFPAELGSDGYSAFYGTLGSALVILPRKDLLEYCARRWSAAAVRRYLLLDDPALVSESQRERFKRFALDPAELDTLSPDERARRVDQSFVARIDLLAEEDREGGIWKRIVALKETASAKVAATLHGIETELRGKTTQIREISADRILDGSWTPANTIGALGREVEKARADVQARLGTVLAQIDGGTFWPELLAKAGPDGAPELSPYEQRYVLTMFREPTGLLGASALDELTRQIAGLTKECELGREGRFTSEMDAHAATLKRTHGGFDAVVLRKDKDFEAARDRAVATFNEQVERQRALLLKSALHELRVALGRAADALRASFRNIEASASRLSIELDEKARRFELDGGHAGAGEVNDFALDVEALQHPSGKQRFWSWYYLDQVSTRPETGDSKDIVAAVEDAMRPRFDERGRPVSRTAREMVSDIERKLVEVAEGVLAKMILGDPRSDDPAERAGLTLDQAIALEAKYYELHTQNALLADSRTDRRESLAERERNKTTPEAALRAVSPLSPASLWNEENVRQYALRKLRAAIGKAQPLTRLSPEARSLMKHTDMLLVGVHTSLAGSALGRLLASATEGLSAQTIDDWPDAERLVFYRSILGVPLYCFPHVNEEMKACYQRYQAQREKAWPLHIDANWEALPDLDPEERRAAIESRRKQLKGALGALAIGIARGAVTSAESGLELVIGASRLPLGRGPIEAAGALAALEESKPAIFQSIVLPLRSAFESGAAMSEVAGARRTWSERAMQLELLPGLDSAQKREYDELREVAAILGAIG
- a CDS encoding response regulator, with amino-acid sequence MEAAATRVVVLDDEERTVQVLASWLGNLGFVVHGFTSVENAIEFVSREGADVVLTASHVANMGGAQIAASMRDARRASPPAFVAMTPQGESARGVEPGFDGTVRKPCALDTLLTEISRLAPAHG